The bacterium genome has a window encoding:
- the bshA gene encoding N-acetyl-alpha-D-glucosaminyl L-malate synthase BshA → MKIGVTCYPTYGGSGVVATELGIELAKRGHDIHFITSDIPFRLNTFRDRIYFHAVEVMNYPVFDHSPYSLSLAARMAEVAEFEDLDLLHVHYAIPHAPSAYLAKQIIRKNNRIKDLKTVTTLHGTDITLLGMDRSFLNLIKFSIDESDGTTSVSKYLRNRTYGEFKPNRKIEVIPNFVDTEKYRPHDKPEDSSHGFLSRITPNHEKLIMHISNFRPVKRVGDVVKIFAKVRENINAKLLLIGDGPERRMCEQLVQDFGLDEHVVFLGKQEAVAELICCAHVFLLPSEEESFGLAALEAMAAGVPCVTSNAGGLSEVNIHNETGYLEKIGDVDAMAADVVKILTDQELYQRFRANARQRVVDNFGTDRVVQQYIDYYQKVIEGKNT, encoded by the coding sequence ATGAAAATAGGCGTAACGTGTTACCCGACGTATGGCGGCAGCGGTGTCGTAGCGACCGAGCTGGGCATCGAACTTGCCAAGCGCGGCCATGATATTCATTTTATCACCTCCGATATTCCTTTTCGTCTCAATACGTTTCGTGACCGCATTTATTTTCATGCCGTCGAAGTGATGAATTATCCGGTATTCGATCATTCGCCGTATTCGCTTTCATTGGCGGCACGTATGGCTGAAGTCGCGGAATTTGAGGATTTGGATTTACTGCATGTACATTATGCCATACCGCATGCGCCAAGCGCGTATCTGGCAAAACAGATCATCCGAAAAAACAATCGCATCAAAGACTTAAAAACCGTCACGACGTTGCACGGAACGGATATTACATTGCTGGGCATGGATCGTTCGTTTTTAAATCTGATTAAGTTCAGTATTGACGAAAGCGACGGTACTACGTCGGTGTCAAAATATCTGCGTAACCGCACGTACGGCGAATTTAAGCCCAACCGAAAAATCGAAGTAATACCCAATTTTGTTGATACGGAAAAATATCGTCCCCACGATAAACCCGAAGACAGTTCACATGGTTTTTTGAGCCGCATCACGCCCAATCACGAAAAACTGATCATGCACATCAGTAATTTTCGTCCGGTCAAGCGTGTCGGTGATGTGGTGAAAATTTTCGCCAAAGTAAGAGAAAACATTAATGCCAAGTTGCTCTTGATCGGTGACGGTCCGGAGCGGCGCATGTGCGAACAGCTGGTTCAAGATTTCGGATTGGATGAGCATGTCGTTTTTCTGGGTAAACAAGAAGCGGTTGCTGAATTGATTTGTTGTGCGCATGTTTTTCTTTTACCAAGCGAAGAAGAAAGTTTTGGCTTGGCCGCACTGGAAGCCATGGCGGCGGGTGTACCCTGTGTCACCTCCAATGCCGGCGGACTTTCGGAAGTGAATATTCACAACGAAACCGGTTATCTCGAAAAAATCGGCGATGTCGATGCGATGGCTGCGGATGTGGTCAAAATACTTACGGATCAGGAATTGTACCAGCGATTTCGCGCCAACGCACGCCAACGGGTTGTTGATAATTTCGGTACGGACCGTGTCGTGCAACAGTACATAGATTATTATCAAAAAGTCATCGAAGGCAAAAATACGTGA